In Xenorhabdus griffiniae, the genomic window GGAACAAGCCAATGCGGATCATCCACGCTGGGCGCAGGTGTGGTTGATGTGGCAGGCGAAAGCGCATCGGGAATGCAATATGGGGAGCCAGTTTTAAAAGCACTTCACGCTCTGCCAGTGCTTCACTGACCAAACGAAACTCATAATGTTCCAGATAGCGTAACCCACCGTGGATCAGTTTGGAGCTGGCAGACGAAGTTGCACTGGCCAAATCTTGACCTTCCAACAGTAGGACTGAAAGCCCCCGGCCAGCAGCATCTGCCGCAATACCAGCGCCGTTAATTCCGCCGCCTATTACAATCAAGTCTTTGGTTTCCATTGCATCCCCTCTGAAATGTTCGAAACAGTTCTTTAATGTTCGTTTTCGCTCAAGGATTGTAATTAAAAATTCATCAATCGCCAACTATTAACTCAGAAAAAACATATTCACGTGACACAGGTAACAAAACCTTATCTTATACATAAGATTAATAAGGATTTTGTGGGATACAAATTGAGGAAGGGAATATTAGTGGGAGATAACCCCACCCGAATATCGGGTGGAGGCATTATTATGGCACTTTTGGCTAAAAAGTGATTAGCACAATTCTAACTTAACGCTGTGCTGTTCGATAATTTTCTGGATGCCTGGAGGGGGCGCTTTATCCGTGAACAAAAAATCAATCAGGTTCATGTTACCGAGATTAACCATGGCATTGCGGCCGAATTTTGAATGATCGGCAACCAACATGACGCAGCGGGAGTTTTCGATAATGGCACGTTTGGTGCGAACTTCGTGGTAATCGAATTCCAGCAGTGAACCATCACTATCGATGCCGCTGATCCCAAGAATGCCGAAATCAAGGCGGAACTGGGAAATAAAATCTAGCGTTGCTTCGCCAATGATGCCGCCATCGCGGGAGCGTACTTCACCACCCGCCAAAATCAGGCGGAAATCTTCTTTGCTCATAAACAGAGTTGCGACATTGAGATTGTTGGTGACAATCCGTAAATCGCGATGGTTGAGCAGAGCGTGTGCTACGGCCTCTGGAGTTGTTCCAATATCGATGAACAGGGTTGCGCCGTTTGGAATTTGGGTGGCAACGTGCTGTGCAATTCGAGCTTTTTCATCCGACCACATGATCTTGCGGTCATGGTAGGCTGTGTTGACCGAGCTGGATGGTAATGCGGCACCACCATGATGACGTTGGATCTTATTTTTATCTGCGAGATCATTTAAATCACGTCGAATGGTTTGCGGGCTAACATCAAAATGTGCAACCAGCTCTTCAGTGCTGACATAACCTTGAATGCGCACAAGCTCAATTATTGCATCATGTCGCTGAGTTTGCTTCACAAAATTCCCCTAATATATGCATAGATGGATTATCGTTGGCCAAAATTATCTCCCTTCTATTTCAAGCCGATGCTAAAACTT contains:
- a CDS encoding DeoR/GlpR family transcriptional regulator, whose amino-acid sequence is MKQTQRHDAIIELVRIQGYVSTEELVAHFDVSPQTIRRDLNDLADKNKIQRHHGGAALPSSSVNTAYHDRKIMWSDEKARIAQHVATQIPNGATLFIDIGTTPEAVAHALLNHRDLRIVTNNLNVATLFMSKEDFRLILAGGEVRSRDGGIIGEATLDFISQFRLDFGILGISGIDSDGSLLEFDYHEVRTKRAIIENSRCVMLVADHSKFGRNAMVNLGNMNLIDFLFTDKAPPPGIQKIIEQHSVKLELC